The Thermotoga sp. Mc24 genome includes a window with the following:
- a CDS encoding radical SAM protein — protein sequence MTVDPSHTIPVSVTGTFCSLNCPHCGAHYLSHMISVDEIPAFVNKGYRSFLISGGMLPDGSIPFEKHYERLKELKEAHGLLYNFHVGFQKSKVAKELADVVSMDFFGDETVLKSIYGLTLTPQEILDIAHFYENVVFHITVGIMGGKITHEERALEILSQETDTVVLNVFIPTPGTRFGKSHPLDFQEVVRIFEKARNLFKRVILGCMQPRGEYRKKLQSELKDLVDVITKPVGGTGEFKGCCAFIDRG from the coding sequence GTGACGGTGGATCCATCTCACACGATTCCCGTGAGTGTAACAGGTACGTTTTGTTCACTCAACTGTCCCCACTGTGGAGCACACTATTTGAGCCATATGATCTCCGTGGATGAAATTCCAGCCTTTGTGAATAAAGGCTACAGAAGCTTTCTGATAAGCGGCGGAATGCTTCCAGATGGTTCCATTCCGTTTGAGAAACATTACGAACGTTTGAAAGAGCTGAAAGAAGCCCACGGTCTTCTTTACAACTTTCACGTGGGGTTTCAAAAGTCCAAGGTTGCAAAGGAGCTGGCTGACGTCGTTTCTATGGATTTCTTCGGTGATGAAACCGTTTTGAAAAGCATATACGGACTCACATTGACTCCACAGGAAATTTTAGATATCGCTCACTTTTATGAGAACGTGGTGTTTCACATCACAGTTGGAATAATGGGTGGAAAGATCACCCACGAAGAAAGAGCACTTGAGATCCTCTCTCAGGAAACAGACACCGTTGTTTTGAACGTGTTCATCCCAACTCCCGGAACAAGGTTTGGAAAGTCTCATCCACTCGATTTTCAGGAGGTCGTGAGGATTTTTGAAAAGGCAAGAAATCTGTTCAAAAGAGTGATCCTCGGCTGTATGCAGCCGAGGGGGGAATACAGAAAGAAGCTTCAAAGCGAGTTGAAAGATCTTGTGGATGTCATCACAAAACCCGTTGGTGGGACAGGCGAGTTCAAAGGATGCTGTGCCTTCATTGACCGAGGGTGA
- a CDS encoding L-Ala-D/L-Glu epimerase, translating into MSKIVDVKLSLKRYEYEKPFHITGSISSESRNVEVEIVLESGVRGYGEASPSFRVNGERVEALLVIENVVKEMIAGIDVRNYARIFEVTDKLFGFPSLKAAVQFATLDALSQELGTQVCYLLGGKRDEIETDKTVGIDTIENRVSEAKKIFEEGFRVIKIKVGENLKEDIEAMEEIARVTRGAKYIVDANMGYTPKEAVEFVRAVYQKGIDIAVYEQPVRREDIEGLKFVRFHSPFPVAADESVRTKFDLMRLVKEEAVDYVNIKLMKSGISDALAIVKIAESAGLKLMIGCMGESSLGINQSVHFALGTGAFEFHDLDSHLMLKEEIFRGKFIQDGPRMRVKE; encoded by the coding sequence ATGTCGAAGATCGTGGACGTGAAGCTTTCTCTCAAGAGATACGAATACGAAAAGCCGTTTCACATAACTGGGAGCATATCTTCCGAGAGCAGAAATGTCGAGGTTGAGATCGTTCTGGAAAGCGGCGTTAGGGGGTACGGAGAGGCGTCCCCTTCTTTTAGAGTGAACGGTGAAAGGGTGGAAGCGCTCCTTGTGATAGAGAACGTTGTGAAAGAGATGATCGCAGGCATCGATGTGCGAAACTATGCCAGAATCTTTGAAGTCACGGACAAGCTCTTCGGATTTCCGAGTTTGAAAGCAGCCGTTCAGTTTGCTACGCTGGACGCTCTCTCTCAGGAGCTTGGAACACAGGTCTGTTATCTCCTCGGAGGAAAAAGAGATGAGATAGAGACGGACAAAACAGTTGGAATAGACACCATCGAAAACCGTGTGAGTGAGGCAAAGAAAATATTCGAAGAGGGTTTCAGAGTGATCAAGATCAAGGTTGGAGAGAACCTGAAGGAAGACATCGAAGCTATGGAAGAGATAGCAAGGGTCACTCGAGGAGCAAAGTACATAGTTGACGCGAACATGGGCTACACACCGAAAGAAGCGGTGGAATTCGTGCGGGCAGTATATCAGAAGGGAATAGACATCGCTGTGTACGAACAGCCTGTGAGGAGGGAAGACATTGAAGGCTTGAAGTTCGTGAGGTTCCACTCACCGTTTCCCGTTGCGGCGGACGAATCCGTGAGAACGAAGTTCGATTTGATGAGGCTCGTGAAGGAAGAGGCGGTTGATTACGTGAACATAAAACTCATGAAGTCTGGAATTTCCGACGCTCTTGCCATAGTGAAAATAGCAGAATCGGCTGGTTTGAAGCTCATGATCGGATGCATGGGAGAATCCTCCCTCGGGATAAACCAGAGTGTTCACTTTGCACTCGGAACAGGGGCTTTTGAGTTTCATGACCTCGATAGTCACCTAATGCTGAAGGAAGAAATCTTCAGAGGAAAATTCATCCAGGATGGTCCGAGAATGAGGGTGAAAGAGTAA
- a CDS encoding IGHMBP2 family helicase, whose protein sequence is MTVQQFIKKLVKLVELERNAEINAMLDEMKRLSGEEREKKGRAVLGLTGKFIGEELGYFLVRFGRRKKIDTEIAVGDLVLMSKGNPLKSDYTGTVVEKGERFITVAVDRLPSWKLKNVRIDLFASDITFRRQIENLMTLSPEGKRALEFLLGRKKPEESFEEEFTSFDEGLNESQREAVSLALGSSDFFLIHGPFGTGKTRTLVEYIRQEAARGKKILVTTESNLAVDNLVERLWGEVSLVRIGHPSRVSSHLKESTLAHQIETDDEYEKVKKMKEELTKLIEKRDSFTKPSPQWRRGLSDKKILEYAEKNWSARGVSKEKIKEMAEWIKLNNQIQDIRELIERKEEIIANRIVREAQVVLSTNSSAALEIVSGIVFDVVVVDEASQATIPSILIPISKGKKFVLAGDHKQLPPTILSEDAKDLSRTLFEELINRYPEKSSLLDTQYRMNELLMEFPSEEFYDGKLKAAEEVKNITLFDLGVEIPNFGKFWDVVLSPKNVLVFIDTKNRPDRFEKQRKDSPSRENPLEAQIVKEIVEKLLSMGVKEDWIGIITPYDDQVNLIRELIEEEVEVHSVDGFQGREKEVVIISFVRSNKNGEIGFLEDLRRLNVSLTRAKRKLIATGDSSTLSVHPTYRKFVEFVKKKGTYVIF, encoded by the coding sequence ATGACGGTTCAGCAGTTCATAAAGAAACTCGTGAAACTTGTAGAACTCGAAAGAAACGCGGAAATAAACGCAATGCTCGACGAGATGAAGCGACTCTCGGGAGAGGAAAGAGAGAAAAAGGGTCGTGCCGTTCTGGGCCTCACAGGAAAGTTCATAGGAGAAGAACTTGGATACTTCCTTGTGAGATTTGGAAGAAGAAAGAAGATAGACACGGAGATTGCTGTGGGTGATCTTGTTCTCATGAGCAAAGGAAATCCTCTCAAAAGTGATTACACAGGAACAGTGGTGGAAAAGGGAGAACGTTTCATCACGGTAGCAGTTGATAGACTTCCATCGTGGAAGCTCAAAAATGTGAGGATAGATCTCTTTGCAAGTGACATCACGTTTAGGAGACAGATAGAGAACTTGATGACGCTTTCTCCAGAAGGGAAAAGAGCCCTTGAGTTTCTCCTTGGAAGAAAAAAGCCTGAAGAATCGTTTGAAGAGGAGTTCACTTCTTTCGATGAGGGTTTGAACGAAAGTCAGAGAGAAGCGGTTTCTCTCGCTCTTGGAAGTTCCGATTTCTTTCTCATACACGGCCCCTTCGGGACGGGGAAGACCAGAACACTCGTGGAGTACATAAGACAGGAAGCGGCACGTGGAAAGAAGATTCTGGTCACAACGGAGAGCAATCTTGCTGTGGATAACCTCGTGGAGAGGCTCTGGGGAGAGGTGTCTCTGGTAAGAATTGGCCATCCTTCGCGCGTGTCTTCTCATCTGAAGGAGTCCACACTCGCACATCAGATCGAAACGGACGATGAGTACGAGAAAGTAAAAAAGATGAAGGAAGAACTCACAAAGTTGATCGAAAAAAGGGACAGTTTCACAAAACCTTCACCGCAGTGGAGAAGGGGGCTCAGCGACAAGAAGATCCTGGAGTACGCGGAGAAAAACTGGAGTGCCAGGGGAGTTTCTAAGGAAAAGATAAAAGAGATGGCAGAGTGGATAAAGTTGAATAATCAGATTCAAGATATTAGAGAACTCATAGAACGCAAAGAGGAAATAATAGCGAACAGGATAGTACGGGAAGCACAGGTTGTGCTTTCTACCAATTCGTCCGCAGCTCTGGAAATAGTATCGGGAATTGTTTTCGATGTGGTAGTTGTTGACGAAGCTTCTCAGGCAACCATTCCAAGCATTCTCATCCCCATATCGAAAGGCAAAAAGTTCGTCCTCGCTGGGGATCACAAACAGCTTCCTCCCACGATACTCTCAGAAGACGCGAAGGACCTTTCGAGAACACTGTTTGAAGAACTCATAAATCGATACCCCGAGAAGTCTTCTCTTCTCGATACCCAGTACAGAATGAACGAACTCTTGATGGAATTCCCGAGTGAAGAATTTTACGATGGAAAACTGAAGGCAGCCGAGGAAGTCAAAAACATAACACTCTTTGACCTTGGAGTAGAGATACCGAACTTTGGAAAGTTTTGGGATGTCGTTCTCTCTCCAAAAAACGTTCTGGTCTTCATAGACACGAAAAACAGACCCGACAGATTCGAAAAGCAAAGGAAAGACTCTCCCTCGAGGGAAAATCCGCTGGAAGCACAAATCGTGAAAGAGATTGTGGAAAAACTTCTTTCCATGGGAGTGAAAGAGGATTGGATCGGGATTATCACTCCCTACGATGATCAGGTGAATCTCATAAGAGAGCTGATCGAAGAAGAGGTGGAAGTACACAGTGTAGACGGTTTCCAAGGAAGGGAAAAAGAGGTCGTCATCATTTCGTTTGTTCGCTCGAACAAAAACGGTGAAATAGGGTTCCTCGAAGATTTGAGAAGGTTAAACGTTTCGCTCACACGAGCAAAAAGAAAGCTGATAGCGACGGGAGATTCGAGCACACTTTCTGTTCATCCAACTTACAGAAAATTCGTGGAATTTGTGAAAAAGAAAGGAACCTATGTGATCTTTTGA
- a CDS encoding transglutaminase-like domain-containing protein, translating to MEFLFYSLPEEVVREETLGNFSVALKLIDDFLKKDLPSLQRERLIYEKERIERLLEDYPFTEKEALKKMMEMFGGFSEEEFQYLMNEGALDYIVVEGEKRFERRFFHNLAFARPEYRERLRKDEKSEKAKKILHERLERLTKGENPKKYRVRARITLKLKETSSRHRVWLPFPKEGLQIEGVKLLKTSHESYYISPNDAPQRTIYFESEDSTFFVEFEYTIREWVNHVDPERVSEKNTGLEEFLKEEPPHIVFTPKLRWLTQTVVGDEINPYLKAKRIYDWITFNVRYSYVKPYALYENITDFVVNNLKGDCGFQALLFITMCRIAGVPARWQSGWYINPVFGSPHDWALFYVEPYGWLPADLSFGGARRDNEPFRKFYFGNLDGFRMVANDGFMKDFDPKTRFVRNDPTDNQVGEAESEEKRLPFESSIEVIGFEEV from the coding sequence ATGGAGTTTCTCTTTTACAGTTTACCAGAGGAGGTTGTCAGAGAAGAAACGCTGGGGAACTTTTCAGTCGCCTTGAAATTGATCGACGACTTTCTGAAAAAAGACCTCCCTTCACTTCAGCGTGAAAGACTCATCTACGAAAAAGAAAGAATCGAAAGACTTCTCGAGGATTATCCCTTCACCGAAAAAGAAGCGTTGAAGAAGATGATGGAGATGTTTGGAGGTTTCTCGGAGGAAGAGTTTCAGTACCTCATGAACGAAGGAGCGCTCGACTACATCGTCGTGGAAGGTGAGAAGAGATTCGAAAGGCGTTTCTTCCATAACCTTGCCTTCGCCAGGCCGGAGTACAGAGAAAGACTCAGGAAAGATGAAAAAAGCGAGAAAGCAAAGAAAATTCTTCACGAACGACTGGAACGTCTCACAAAGGGTGAGAATCCGAAAAAGTACAGAGTAAGAGCGAGAATAACTTTGAAACTGAAGGAAACGTCTTCCAGGCACCGGGTATGGCTTCCATTTCCCAAGGAAGGGCTTCAGATCGAAGGTGTGAAACTTCTAAAAACAAGCCACGAAAGTTACTACATTTCACCGAACGATGCTCCGCAAAGAACCATCTATTTCGAAAGCGAAGACAGCACCTTTTTCGTGGAATTCGAGTACACTATTAGGGAGTGGGTGAACCACGTTGATCCTGAAAGGGTTTCAGAGAAGAACACAGGGCTTGAAGAGTTCTTAAAAGAAGAACCTCCACACATCGTTTTCACTCCGAAACTCAGGTGGTTAACACAAACAGTGGTAGGCGACGAGATAAACCCATACCTCAAAGCGAAAAGAATATACGACTGGATCACATTTAACGTGAGGTACTCCTACGTGAAACCGTACGCCCTGTACGAAAACATAACAGATTTTGTGGTGAACAATTTGAAAGGTGATTGCGGTTTTCAGGCGCTTCTTTTCATCACTATGTGCAGGATCGCTGGTGTTCCCGCAAGGTGGCAATCTGGATGGTACATAAACCCGGTCTTCGGTTCTCCCCACGACTGGGCACTTTTTTACGTGGAACCCTACGGGTGGCTTCCTGCGGATCTTTCCTTTGGTGGTGCAAGAAGGGACAACGAACCTTTCAGGAAGTTCTACTTTGGAAACCTGGATGGCTTCAGAATGGTGGCAAACGATGGTTTCATGAAAGATTTCGATCCGAAAACTCGTTTTGTGAGAAACGACCCCACAGACAACCAAGTTGGAGAAGCGGAGAGCGAAGAGAAACGTCTACCGTTCGAAAGTAGTATAGAAGTGATTGGTTTCGAGGAGGTGTGA
- a CDS encoding bifunctional UDP-sugar hydrolase/5'-nucleotidase, translated as MRKFLVILLALLITVLLLGVRLTILHVNDTHGHAWAFDEYRNPGIGGLAAIATIVEEVRREVESQGGHVIFLHAGDLNTGVPESDLQDAIPDIVGFNMIGLKAMAVGNHEFDNPREVLEKQMKFADFPFLSANIVKEDGNPFFKPYIIENLGELKVAIIGFTTEETEILEPLYLEGLKFENALKVAREIAPELKKQADIVIALAHLDWGEPKKEGITTTHQLAGVEGIDVVIAGHSHVLGSDVVEGKIIASAGDYGKYVGRLDLDIEDGKIVAWHWEAIPVNLKVYENEKYRYLGKPYLENRYVAKALEYFKKVGDEKLDTVIGETKIYLDGEREHVRSKSTNLANLIADAMRWKVGADIAFTNGGGIRASIKPGKITVRDILTVLPFGNTLYVLELTGEQIMKVLEYAATISEGKGAFLQVSGLTWKSKDGKVVEVLVNGEPFDPERKYKVVTNNYMAGGGDGYVMLKEWEGYDTGYLMSDAVIEYIQNVLNGKIEEYDDSQRYVRE; from the coding sequence ATGAGAAAGTTCCTGGTGATCCTTCTGGCTCTACTGATAACCGTTTTGCTTCTTGGTGTGAGACTCACCATCCTTCACGTCAACGACACGCACGGTCACGCCTGGGCATTCGATGAGTATCGTAATCCCGGAATTGGAGGCCTTGCAGCCATCGCCACGATCGTAGAAGAGGTGAGAAGGGAAGTCGAGAGTCAGGGTGGGCATGTGATCTTTCTCCACGCAGGAGATTTGAACACAGGTGTTCCAGAGTCCGACCTTCAGGATGCTATACCCGACATTGTTGGATTCAACATGATAGGACTCAAAGCCATGGCCGTTGGAAATCACGAGTTCGACAATCCAAGGGAAGTTCTCGAAAAACAGATGAAATTCGCAGATTTTCCGTTCCTTTCAGCGAACATAGTGAAAGAAGATGGTAACCCGTTCTTCAAACCCTACATCATCGAAAATCTCGGTGAATTGAAAGTCGCCATCATCGGTTTCACCACAGAAGAAACGGAGATTCTGGAACCTCTCTACCTCGAAGGTCTGAAGTTTGAAAACGCCCTGAAAGTGGCCCGAGAAATAGCACCCGAACTGAAAAAACAGGCAGATATTGTTATCGCTCTTGCACACCTCGACTGGGGAGAGCCGAAGAAAGAAGGAATCACCACGACACACCAGTTGGCAGGAGTTGAAGGAATAGACGTTGTTATAGCTGGACACAGCCACGTTCTTGGGTCCGACGTCGTGGAAGGAAAGATAATAGCCTCGGCTGGAGATTATGGAAAGTACGTTGGAAGACTCGATCTGGACATCGAAGACGGAAAGATCGTGGCATGGCACTGGGAAGCGATACCCGTCAATTTGAAGGTGTACGAAAACGAAAAGTACAGATACCTTGGAAAACCATACCTCGAGAACAGATACGTTGCAAAGGCTCTCGAATATTTCAAGAAAGTGGGAGATGAAAAACTCGATACCGTCATAGGAGAGACAAAGATCTACCTCGATGGTGAAAGAGAACACGTCAGATCGAAAAGTACGAATCTTGCCAACCTCATAGCGGACGCCATGAGGTGGAAAGTGGGAGCGGATATCGCCTTCACAAACGGTGGAGGCATAAGAGCCTCTATAAAACCTGGAAAGATCACTGTGAGAGATATATTGACAGTTCTCCCGTTCGGAAACACCCTCTACGTGCTGGAGCTCACCGGGGAACAGATCATGAAAGTGCTCGAGTACGCTGCTACCATTTCAGAAGGCAAAGGTGCGTTCCTCCAGGTTTCCGGCCTCACATGGAAGAGCAAAGACGGAAAAGTTGTGGAAGTCCTCGTGAACGGAGAACCGTTCGATCCAGAAAGAAAATACAAAGTGGTCACGAACAACTACATGGCAGGTGGTGGAGACGGCTACGTCATGCTCAAAGAGTGGGAGGGATACGACACAGGATATCTTATGTCAGATGCCGTTATTGAGTACATACAGAATGTTCTGAACGGGAAAATAGAAGAGTACGACGATTCGCAGAGGTACGTGAGGGAGTAA
- a CDS encoding ferritin-like domain-containing protein, with amino-acid sequence MIGPRDLLNIALRIESTGYSYYKNLAEKTEGETKALFERLAEQERDHSRKFKEILEKYEQDLNPSDEVLGYLEALAEISIFPKLEEIPPDDLREAVRRAIEVEKDSIVFYSEILSYVPEKEPVQAIIDEEKKHLRDLLRLEV; translated from the coding sequence ATGATAGGCCCAAGGGATCTTCTGAATATAGCTTTGAGGATCGAATCAACCGGTTACTCTTATTACAAGAATCTCGCGGAGAAAACGGAGGGGGAAACGAAGGCACTCTTTGAACGGCTGGCGGAACAAGAGAGGGACCACTCCAGAAAGTTCAAGGAGATCCTAGAAAAATACGAGCAGGATCTTAACCCATCCGATGAGGTGCTCGGCTATCTCGAAGCTCTCGCAGAGATCTCTATCTTTCCCAAACTCGAAGAAATTCCCCCTGATGATCTGAGAGAAGCCGTGAGAAGGGCCATCGAAGTGGAAAAAGATTCCATAGTCTTTTACAGCGAAATATTGAGCTACGTACCGGAGAAAGAACCCGTTCAGGCGATCATCGATGAGGAGAAAAAGCATCTGAGGGACCTTCTGAGACTGGAAGTGTGA
- the nuoF gene encoding NADH-quinone oxidoreductase subunit NuoF, with product MPLTTNTILICAGGACISAGEKSVKDAFEEELRKYGLDEVVRVIETGCMGACTLGPIAVIYPEGVFYQKLTPDAAREIVEEHILKGRIVEKYLYKAPEGKPVPRVHEEVPFFKKQVRIVTRNLGVIDPTKIEEYIARDGYFALAKALQMKPEDVIREIKDSGLRGRGGAGFPTGLKWELAAKQKAEKKFVVCNADEGDPGAFMDRSVLEGDPHAVIEGMAIAAYAIGAQKGFVYVRAEYPLAIERLNIALNQAREYGFLGENIMGTDFSFDIEIRIGAGAFVCGEETALMASIEGERGQPRVKPPYPVEKGLWGYPTVINNVETLANVPWIIRNGAKEFRKYGTENSPGTKVFALAGKVKNTGLVEVPMGITLRELIYEIGGGIAGDKKLKAIQTGGPSGGCIPAEYVNTPVDFESLQKLGAIMGSGGMIVMDEDDCMVDVARFFLEFTVEESCGKCTPCREGTKKMLEILEKITSGEGTEEDIEELEKLAHVVKDTSLCGLGQTAPNPVLSTLRYFRDEYLAHVREKKCPSKKCKALISYVIDPEKCVGCTACARVCPVQCISGQVRQPHVIDQAECVRCGSCIEVCRFGAISKVTPALPVEEAVE from the coding sequence GTGCCGCTCACAACGAACACGATCCTTATCTGTGCAGGTGGAGCGTGTATTTCCGCCGGCGAAAAGAGTGTCAAAGATGCCTTCGAAGAAGAATTGAGAAAGTACGGCCTCGATGAAGTTGTCAGGGTGATAGAGACCGGTTGTATGGGAGCGTGTACTCTGGGGCCGATCGCCGTGATCTACCCGGAAGGTGTGTTTTACCAGAAGCTCACGCCAGATGCGGCAAGAGAGATCGTTGAAGAACACATTTTGAAGGGAAGGATCGTGGAGAAGTACCTTTACAAAGCTCCCGAAGGAAAACCTGTTCCAAGGGTCCATGAGGAAGTGCCTTTCTTCAAGAAACAGGTCAGGATCGTCACAAGGAATCTCGGTGTCATAGATCCCACGAAGATAGAGGAGTACATCGCAAGAGACGGATACTTTGCCCTTGCAAAGGCTCTTCAGATGAAACCGGAAGACGTGATAAGGGAGATAAAGGACAGCGGACTCAGAGGAAGAGGAGGAGCGGGTTTTCCAACAGGGCTCAAGTGGGAACTCGCGGCAAAGCAAAAGGCCGAGAAGAAATTCGTTGTCTGTAACGCGGACGAAGGAGATCCGGGTGCTTTCATGGACAGATCGGTTCTTGAAGGAGATCCACACGCCGTCATAGAGGGAATGGCAATAGCCGCCTACGCGATAGGTGCTCAGAAGGGGTTCGTTTATGTCAGGGCGGAGTATCCTCTCGCCATCGAAAGGCTCAACATCGCACTGAATCAGGCAAGAGAGTACGGTTTTCTTGGAGAAAACATAATGGGAACGGATTTTTCCTTCGATATAGAGATCAGAATCGGTGCGGGTGCGTTCGTTTGTGGTGAGGAAACCGCGTTGATGGCCTCCATAGAGGGTGAGAGAGGCCAGCCGAGGGTGAAGCCTCCCTATCCCGTTGAGAAGGGACTCTGGGGATACCCCACAGTGATCAACAACGTTGAAACACTTGCGAACGTACCCTGGATCATCAGAAACGGTGCGAAAGAGTTCAGAAAATACGGGACGGAGAACTCTCCGGGGACGAAAGTGTTCGCTCTCGCTGGTAAAGTGAAGAACACAGGTCTTGTGGAAGTTCCCATGGGAATCACACTCAGAGAGCTCATATACGAGATTGGAGGAGGAATAGCCGGAGACAAAAAGCTGAAAGCCATCCAGACTGGGGGACCGAGTGGAGGATGTATCCCCGCTGAGTATGTGAACACTCCTGTTGATTTCGAATCCCTCCAGAAACTCGGTGCAATCATGGGTTCTGGTGGAATGATAGTGATGGACGAAGACGACTGTATGGTTGACGTCGCAAGGTTCTTCCTCGAGTTCACCGTGGAAGAATCCTGTGGAAAATGTACGCCCTGTAGAGAAGGAACGAAGAAGATGCTCGAAATCCTGGAGAAGATCACTTCCGGCGAGGGAACAGAGGAGGACATAGAAGAGCTCGAAAAGCTGGCGCATGTGGTAAAGGACACTTCCCTCTGTGGACTTGGTCAAACCGCACCGAATCCTGTTCTTTCCACACTCAGATACTTCAGAGACGAGTATCTGGCGCATGTCAGAGAGAAGAAGTGTCCATCCAAGAAGTGTAAAGCGTTGATCAGCTATGTGATTGATCCTGAAAAATGTGTTGGATGTACCGCGTGTGCGAGAGTCTGTCCTGTTCAGTGTATAAGCGGTCAGGTGAGGCAGCCTCACGTGATAGATCAGGCGGAGTGTGTCAGGTGTGGTAGCTGTATCGAAGTCTGTAGGTTTGGAGCTATAAGTAAGGTTACTCCAGCCCTGCCGGTGGAGGAGGCGGTAGAATGA
- a CDS encoding metallophosphoesterase family protein: MRLAFFGDVHGNLEALKAVLEDIENKGVDEVFCLGDLVGYGPDPEAVVQTIMERNIKTIMGNYDDAVGYSRESCGCSYAPGRETEVGDISLKWSIENTSEKTREFLRSLPKKLSFEVEGVKFLLVHGSPLNELLEYVKPNTPPDRLKRIVESVEEDVVVNGHTHLPMVKWVMGKLVLNPGSTGRPKDGDPRASYMIVDVENGTISFEILRVEYDVKTTVEKIVRNGLPVELATVLALGQTFDMGPGKVTFTLGQ, from the coding sequence ATGAGGCTTGCCTTCTTTGGAGATGTTCATGGAAATCTCGAAGCGTTGAAGGCCGTTCTGGAGGACATAGAGAACAAAGGTGTCGATGAAGTATTCTGCCTTGGAGATCTGGTTGGCTACGGACCCGATCCTGAGGCTGTTGTGCAGACAATAATGGAACGAAACATCAAAACGATTATGGGAAATTACGACGATGCCGTTGGCTATTCCAGAGAGAGCTGCGGTTGTTCTTACGCACCCGGAAGGGAGACAGAAGTCGGGGACATCTCTCTCAAGTGGTCGATCGAAAACACCTCTGAGAAAACCAGAGAATTTTTGAGAAGTCTTCCAAAAAAGTTGAGTTTCGAAGTCGAAGGTGTCAAATTCTTGCTCGTTCATGGAAGTCCTCTGAACGAACTCCTCGAGTACGTAAAACCAAACACTCCTCCAGACAGGCTGAAAAGGATCGTAGAATCGGTTGAAGAGGACGTTGTTGTGAACGGACACACTCACCTTCCTATGGTGAAATGGGTTATGGGAAAGCTCGTTCTGAACCCAGGAAGCACCGGAAGACCGAAAGATGGTGATCCGAGGGCCTCTTACATGATCGTCGATGTTGAAAACGGCACGATCAGCTTTGAAATATTGCGTGTCGAATACGATGTGAAAACAACCGTGGAAAAGATCGTAAGAAACGGCCTTCCGGTTGAACTCGCGACCGTTCTGGCGCTCGGACAAACGTTTGACATGGGACCGGGAAAGGTCACTTTCACCCTCGGTCAATGA
- a CDS encoding cyclase family protein, translating into MFIELSYPIEERMLTYPDNPPDYFEPTSRIERGDAANTTMIHHFSHTGTHVDAPYHFCEEGWTLDQIPLEYFIFEKPLLVDREKKPMELFTIEDIEELDLNGVDLLMFRSGFAKLRRTDPATYRYMFPGISKELARFLRESVPSLKAVMLDFLSADPIVLGEKENYPAHRWLLSKKFSSKRPIIIFEDVNLELVAGKKIKRVIALPLRFKGLDGGPVSVLAEVE; encoded by the coding sequence ATGTTCATAGAATTATCTTACCCTATAGAAGAGAGAATGTTGACCTACCCAGACAACCCGCCGGACTATTTTGAGCCGACAAGCAGAATAGAGCGGGGAGATGCCGCCAACACGACGATGATTCATCATTTCTCGCACACAGGCACACACGTGGACGCCCCTTACCATTTTTGTGAAGAGGGCTGGACATTGGATCAGATACCTCTTGAATACTTCATTTTTGAAAAACCCCTGCTCGTGGACAGGGAGAAGAAACCAATGGAACTCTTCACCATCGAAGATATCGAAGAACTGGATCTGAATGGTGTGGATCTTCTCATGTTCAGATCGGGTTTTGCGAAGTTGAGAAGAACAGATCCTGCAACCTACAGGTACATGTTCCCCGGCATTTCAAAAGAGTTGGCTCGTTTTCTGAGGGAATCTGTCCCCTCTCTCAAAGCGGTCATGCTCGATTTTCTCAGTGCCGATCCCATCGTGTTGGGTGAAAAAGAAAACTACCCCGCGCACAGATGGCTTTTGTCGAAGAAATTCAGCAGCAAAAGACCCATCATCATATTCGAAGATGTGAATTTAGAACTTGTCGCTGGAAAGAAGATAAAACGTGTGATCGCTCTTCCTTTGAGATTCAAGGGGCTGGACGGTGGACCCGTCAGCGTTCTGGCAGAGGTGGAATGA